In Porites lutea chromosome 1, jaPorLute2.1, whole genome shotgun sequence, a single genomic region encodes these proteins:
- the LOC140933140 gene encoding beta-1,4-N-acetylgalactosaminyltransferase 3-like, whose protein sequence is MAKTPRLLLVLLSLRRKRLVKLMVITITLFTLYQTFTVSTEGGIPLILKFPAFNRDQNSWGKSLFDVENSDRKLNLSGLNAHVWYDICPTSVKAFCYHPFFPEQPNERIFAKQLSLTRGQDNYIQRIFGFLHPPKTGKYRFAIASDDMSELWLSPSEDPSEAILICKVDEWVPRGEFQRHSSQTSSIIELQQHRKYYVEVLHGQLGGDDFVVVEWSLPGMGTEFKPIDLNDTSLFVDDINTPHNYHTEISSAACESRPHHQHKKNNSVNPLPEYLSHQTVANVLPYCNYTPSYLTKMEITADQPKKFYKFLDSHYFPVDSFPPVEYENVANPMYANHELDVIEAQKAARLFMDSLHLHYPGKFKILELFNVERKLDKQLGSRFLLEFLVKVSGQDKPAMISEFVFLPKDSENLCYPKGLQWNRQAKVALVISAKDQGRWLAHFLNNLQEMYSVTKDENVEVVLFNYESSDINLEKELALRTLPPSTVINAREEHYSRSKSLNKGVQEIQDPHTIIFSLDLHLDLPISLFDDIRKHCFEGRSVYTPVIIRLGCGETPAMPKGRWEPFGFGLVGIYKSDWDRIGGLNEKLFDTKWGGEDWDLMERVVSENMEYERVRHPKIFHYYHSRRGIWTGDKDLNRRAA, encoded by the exons ATGGCAAAAACACCAAGGCTGTTGCTTGTTTTATTGTCTCTCCGAAGGAAAAGGCTGGTAAAATTAATGGTTATCACTATCACATTGTTTACTTTATACCAAACATTTACAGTAAGTACGGAAGGAGGCATACCTCTGATTTTGAAATTTCCAGCTTTTAATCGTGATCAAAACTCATGGGGAAAGTCTTTATTTGATGTTGAAAATAGTGATCGCAAGCTCAATTTATCTGGCCTTAACGCTCATGTCTGGTACGACATCTGCCCAACTTCAGTCAAAGCCTTTTGCTACCACCCGTTCTTTCCCGAACAGCCAAACGAGAGAATATTTGCCAAGCAGCTAAGCCTAACAAGAGGTCAAGACAATTATATTCAAAGAATTTTCGGGTTCTTACATCCCCCAAAGACAGGAAAATACAGATTTGCCATCGCTTCTGATGACATGTCAGAACTGTGGTTAAGTCCCAGTGAAGACCCTTCTGAGGCCATTTTAATCTGTAAAGTAGATGAGTGGGTTCCAAGAGGCGAATTCCAGCGCCATTCGTCACAAACCTCAAGCATAATAGAGCTTCAACAGCACCGTAAATACTACGTCGAGGTACTTCATGGTCAACTTGGGGGAGATGATTTTGTGGTCGTTGAATGGAGTTTGCCTGGCATGGGGACGGAGTTCAAACCAATTGACTTGAATGATACTTCCTTGTTTGTTGACGACATCAATACTCCGCACAATTACCACACGGAGATCTCAAGCGCTGCATGCGAATCAAGACCCCATCATcaacacaagaaaaataattctgtCAATCCCTTGCCAGAGTATCTTTCCCATCAGACAGTAGCAAATGTTCTTCCTTACTGTAACTACACACCAAGCTATCTAACTAAGATGGAGATAACCGCTGACCAGCCTAAAAAGTTCTATAAATTTCTGGACAGTCATTATTTTCCTGTGGATAGTTTTCCTCCGGTGGAATACGAAAACGTGGCCAATCCAATGTATGCGAATCATGAGCTTGATGTAATTGAAGCACAAAAGGCGGCAAGGCTTTTCATGGATAGCCTTCATCTGCACTACCCTGG gaaattcaaaattcttgAACTTTTCAACGTCGAAAGAAAACTCGATAAACAGTTAGGCAGCCGTTTCCTCTTGGAGTTTTTAGTAAAGGTTTCGGGACAAGACAAACCCGCCATGATTTCCGAATTCGTCTTTTTGCCTAAAGATTCCGAAAACTTGTGTTATCCCAAAGGATTGCAGTGGAATAGACAAGCTAAAGTGGCTTTGGTGATCTCAGCAAAAGACCAGGGCAGATGGTTAGCACACTTCCTTAACAACTTACAGGAAATGTACTCTGTAACTAAGGATGAAAATGTAGAAGTTGTGCTTTTCAATTATGAAAGTTCTGATATTAATTTAGAGAAAGAGCTTGCTCTGAGGACTCTACCCCCCAGCACGGTCATTAATGCTCGGGAAGAGCACTATTCTCGAAGCAAGTCTTTAAACAAAGGAGTTCAAGAGATCCAGGATCCACatacaattattttttctcttgatCTTCATCTGGATTTACCCATTTCACTGTTTGATGACATCCGAAAA CACTGTTTTGAGGGACGTTCTGTGTACACTCCAGTTATCATCCGTTTAGGATGTGGCGAAACTCCTGCGATGCCTAAAGGGAGATGGGAACCATTTGGATTTGGTTTGGTTGGTATTTACAAGAGTGATTGGGACCGAATTGGAGGTCTTAATGAGAAGCTTTTTGATACGAAATGGGGAGGTGAAGACTGGGACTTAATGGAAAGAGTTGTTAGCGAGAACATGGAATATGAACGAGTTCGACATCCTAAGATTTTCCATTACTATCACTCAAGACGTGGGATATGGACTGGTGACAAAGATTTAAACAGAAGAGCTGCTTAg
- the LOC140940736 gene encoding solute carrier family 15 member 2-like — MSDQNCSTTSHGNGHMSKSRLSQTSLDTPCSSLNQETYPQNAENFTPSGKFWGRVKKFLLCKSGFPSGVCYIVGSEFCERFSYCGMKAILILYLTRVLALGDNTATAVFHSFLMLCYFTPLFGTMIADGWLGKYRTIQFVFLLYGAGSLIVFVTSLPPLDAGEIPGPMIGIFLIAVATGGIKPCVSSFGGDQFTSDQTHLLQSFVSVFYFAMNAGSLLSMFITPVLRGDVKCFKDDCYPLAFGVPTVFLMIAVALFWCGRHKYKNVPQTGNMIWKVTKVISYALKKKITTKGESKEHWMDWAGDTYDAQLIQDIKALCKVLFMFLPLPVFWTLFDQQGSRWVLQAQQMDGYAGFLGTFKPDQMQAFNALFIILLIPLFEGVLYPFFKRPTPLKRMCAGMFLACVAFVFAGFLQMKIQSEEMIKDAPPSGQANLQVINTLQCPVTLTLENKNITIDPLDKSSEQHLSVKQNVTLMITSPADCKHLSKLSLSYQPDLKEHEWYNFVIGGVGNQMIGHMVKQNITPAPPHGRAKLCTLLFSLPPDDNSFDILLDKHRVQENVLVLGKAVCIVISADHYRMTVIGRKSSKVYASSEVLLKNGGIYTAVVQENKKDYANPAEVLLFKDLDARNVSMLYQIPQYFVITSGEILFSITGLEFAYSQTPANMKSCLHAAWLMTVAFGNLIVVIEAESHLFGSLMMEFFFFAAMIFVIMLVFMMMSTFYYYLETPAAVEPIVLVPVDRSEDRMGIGNMHKLAKI; from the exons ATGTCAGATCAAAACTGCTCTACTACTTCACACGGAAATGGACACATGAGCAAAAGCCGGCTTAGCCAAACGAGCCTGGACACTCCTTGTTCTAGCCTAAATCAAGAAACCTATCCACAGAACGCTGAAAATTTTACACCTAGCGGAAAGTTTTGGGGCCGTGTTAAGAAATTTCTCCTTTGTAAGAGCGGATTTCCCTCGGGTGTTTGCTACATCGTAGGGAGTGAATTCTGCGAGCGATTTTCTTACTGTGGGATGAAAGCCATCTTGATCTTGTATCTGACTCGTGTGCTTGCTCTTGGAGACAATACCGCCACTGCAGTCTTCCATAGCTTTCTAATGTTATGTTACTTTACGCCTTTGTTTGGGACAATGATCGCCGATGGCTGGTTGGGAAAATACAG AACAATCCAGttcgtttttcttctttatggTGCAGGGAGCCTGATAGTATTTGTCACATCACTACCTCCGCTTGATGCTGGTGAGATTCCAGGACCAATGATTGGTATATTCCTGATTGCAGTAGCAACTGGTGGAATCAAACCATGTGTGTCATCTTTTGGAGGAGACCAGTTTACTTCTGATCAGACTCATCTGCTTCAGAGCTTTGTTTCAGTATTCTATTTTGCTATGAATGCTGGAAGTCTGCTCTCCATGTTCATCACACCCGTACTAAGAG GAGACGTGAAGTGTTTTAAAGATGACTGCTATCCACTGGCCTTTGGTGTTCCTACAGTATTTTTGATGATAGCTGTTGCTTTATTTTGGTGTGGCCGTCACAAATACAAGAACGTCCCACAAACTGGTAACATGATATGGAAAGTGACTAAAGTTATCAGCTACgcacttaaaaagaaaattacaaccaag GGAGAGTCAAAGGAACATTGGATGGACTGGGCTGGTGATACATATGACGCACAGTTGATTCAAGACATCAAAGCTCTGTGTAAAGTGTTATTCATGTTTCTTCCTCTGCCTGTCTTTTGGACACTGTTTGATCAGCAGGGCTCTCGCTGGGTTTTGCAGGCACAACAAATGGATGGTTATGCAG GATTTTTGGGAACGTTTAAGCCAGATCAAATGCAAGCCTTCAATGCTCTTTTCATCATCCTTCTCATTCCGCTGTTCGAGGGTGTGTTGTATCCCTTTTTCAAGAGACCAACCCCACTCAAGAGGATGTGTGCTGGAATGTTTCTTGCTTGTGTGGCTTTTGTCTTTGCTGGTTTTTTGCAGATGAAAATACAG AGTGAAGAAATGATTAAAGATGCGCCACCATCTGGGCAAGCCAATCTACAAGTAATCAACACTTTACAATGTCCTGTGACACTCACTCTGGAAAACAAGAACATAACTATTGATCCCTTGGATAAATCTTCTGAACAGCATTTGTCTGTCAAACAAAACGTAACTCTCATGATCACATCTCCCGCAGACTGTAAACATCTGTCGAAATTATCGTTATCATATCAGCCTGACTTGAAAGAACATGAGTGGTACAACTTTGTTATTGGTGGTGTTGGAAATCAAATGATTGGACACATGGTTAAACAAAACATTACTCCGGCTCCCCCTCATGGTAGAGCAAAATTGTGCACACTTCTTTTTTCATTACCACCGGATGACAACTCATTTGATATCCTGCTTGACAAGCATCGGGTTCAAGAGAATGTTTTAGTTCTGGGGAAGGCAGTTTGCATTGTCATTTCAGCAGATCACTATAGAATGACTGTTATTGGGAGGAAATCCAGTAAAGTTTATGCATCCAGTGAAGTTCTCCTAAAGAATGGTGGAATCTATACTGCTGTGgtacaagaaaacaagaaagattACGCAAACCCAGCAGAAGTTCTTCTCTTCAAAGATTTGGATGCTAGAAACGTCTCTATGTTGTATCAGATTCCACAATATTTTGTCATCACAAGCGGAGAAATCCTTTTCTCCATCACTG GTTTAGAGTTTGCTTATTCCCAAACTCCCGCAAACATGAAGTCCTGTCTTCACGCTGCGTGGCTGATGACCGTGGCATTCGGCAATCTGATAGTCGTCATCGAGGCAGAATCTCACCTCTTTGGCAGTCTAATGatggaatttttcttttttgctgccATGATTTTCGTTATTATGTTGGTATTTATGATGAtgtccacattttattactatcTGGAAACACCTGCTGCAGTTGAACCCATTGTACTGGTTCCTGTTGATAGGAGTGAAGACAGAATGGGAATAGGCAACATGCATAAATTAGCTAAAATCTAA